One window from the genome of Cyclobacterium amurskyense encodes:
- the mutL gene encoding DNA mismatch repair endonuclease MutL, which produces MNDMIQLLPDAIANQIAAGEVVQRPASALKELLENAIDAQAESIQVVIKDGGKSLIQVIDDGLGMSVTDARMCFERHATSKIKQSADLFNIRTHGFRGEAMASIAAVSQVELKTKREEDELGTLIQIESSTVKKQEPIVYQRGTSVSVKNLFCNVPARRNFLKSNAVETKHLVEEFQRVALAYPKVSFSFYQNDMELFKLAGGKLSKRIVGIFGKQYRDKLIVCQEESPHIDIHGYIGKPEQAKKSRGDQYFFVNNRYIKSNYLGHAVSTAFESLIGPDHHPFYVLFLEIDPKHIDINVHPTKTEIKFDDERTIYGVVRAAVKQALGAHHVVPTIDFSLDVNFTDNWSQDTEKRKEVGLENNYRTYRGPGMANKDAKGWEQLFHKDHEERAINFDPEKDNIGQQELKTFPSKVNSRDETPIGEINKPSIGTGNTFQVEQAYIVTQTSSGLLIFDQQATHQRILYERYASQLDQSKGASQQCLFPQNIRLSPADFSLVMDLKEELNDLGFQLTEFGQHAILINGVPADIHIASEKVLFEELLEQFKHFKNELSLTKKENLARSLAKKTSIKRGDKLQSQEMENLAGQLFACQNPNYSPEGSKTFIKLDLNKIDRFFYS; this is translated from the coding sequence CTGAATCGATTCAGGTAGTGATCAAAGATGGGGGTAAATCGCTGATTCAGGTTATTGATGATGGGCTAGGAATGTCCGTTACTGATGCCAGGATGTGCTTTGAAAGACATGCTACATCTAAAATTAAACAGTCAGCCGACTTGTTCAATATCAGAACGCATGGGTTCAGGGGAGAAGCCATGGCTTCCATCGCAGCGGTATCTCAGGTGGAGCTAAAGACCAAACGAGAAGAGGATGAATTGGGAACCCTAATTCAAATAGAGAGCTCTACAGTCAAAAAGCAAGAACCTATTGTATACCAAAGAGGCACCTCTGTTTCGGTAAAGAATCTCTTTTGCAATGTCCCAGCAAGAAGAAATTTTCTTAAATCCAATGCGGTAGAAACCAAGCACCTGGTTGAAGAATTTCAGCGAGTGGCTTTGGCTTATCCAAAAGTGTCATTTTCGTTTTATCAAAACGACATGGAGCTTTTTAAATTAGCCGGGGGGAAATTAAGCAAAAGGATTGTAGGGATTTTTGGCAAACAATATAGAGATAAGCTGATCGTTTGTCAGGAAGAATCCCCTCATATTGATATTCATGGTTATATTGGAAAGCCTGAACAAGCAAAAAAATCAAGAGGAGACCAGTATTTCTTTGTCAATAATCGATACATAAAAAGCAATTACCTTGGGCATGCTGTTAGTACGGCTTTTGAATCCTTAATTGGACCTGATCATCATCCGTTTTATGTGCTTTTTCTAGAGATTGATCCCAAACATATCGATATAAATGTGCATCCTACAAAAACGGAAATTAAATTCGATGATGAACGAACCATATATGGTGTAGTAAGGGCTGCTGTAAAGCAGGCTTTAGGTGCTCATCATGTGGTTCCTACCATAGATTTCAGTTTGGATGTCAACTTCACTGACAATTGGAGTCAGGATACAGAAAAAAGAAAAGAGGTAGGGCTGGAGAACAATTACAGGACCTATAGAGGGCCAGGGATGGCCAATAAGGATGCCAAAGGTTGGGAGCAATTGTTTCATAAAGACCATGAGGAGCGGGCTATAAATTTTGATCCTGAAAAGGACAATATAGGTCAGCAAGAGCTTAAAACTTTTCCCAGTAAAGTAAATAGTAGGGATGAGACTCCCATTGGTGAGATTAACAAACCTTCTATTGGCACAGGGAATACCTTTCAGGTGGAACAGGCATATATTGTTACTCAAACATCTTCAGGATTGCTTATCTTTGACCAACAGGCAACGCACCAGCGAATTTTATATGAGCGGTATGCAAGTCAATTGGATCAATCGAAAGGAGCATCACAGCAGTGTCTTTTTCCTCAAAACATTAGACTAAGTCCTGCGGATTTCTCTTTGGTCATGGACCTAAAGGAGGAGCTCAATGACCTTGGTTTTCAATTGACGGAGTTTGGCCAACATGCTATTCTTATCAATGGTGTGCCTGCTGATATACATATTGCCAGTGAAAAAGTACTGTTTGAAGAATTGTTGGAGCAGTTCAAGCATTTTAAAAATGAACTTTCATTAACTAAAAAAGAAAACCTTGCCCGGTCTTTGGCAAAGAAAACCTCCATTAAAAGAGGTGATAAGCTGCAAAGCCAGGAAATGGAGAATCTTGCAGGTCAATTATTTGCCTGTCAAAACCCCAATTACAGCCCTGAAGGAAGCAAAACCTTTATCAAATTGGATTTAAATAAAATCGATCGCTTTTTTTATTCCTGA
- a CDS encoding rhomboid family intramembrane serine protease translates to MFRALTPIVKNLLLITVGMHVIASFFLPQLKGLFALYYIDSRNFMPFQFVTYMFMHADFWHLLSNMFGLFIFGPLLEQFLGPKKILILWMVCGVGSGVLYSGYVAYNMGQLNNRIETFAENPDPEEFNRFVSDNSHYFNAGIYDFIDEYSRDADNTELQERAKRNMLGIRDLKANIPMVGASGALFGILIAFGMLFPNTQLFLLFPPMPIRAKYLVLFYGLYTVYNIFVSNPTDNVAHFAHLSGLLIGAVLVTYWKRDRQNFY, encoded by the coding sequence ATGTTTAGAGCCCTTACACCCATTGTGAAAAACCTATTACTGATCACGGTGGGTATGCATGTAATAGCTTCTTTTTTCCTTCCGCAATTGAAAGGGCTTTTTGCCTTGTATTATATAGACAGTAGGAATTTCATGCCTTTTCAATTTGTCACCTACATGTTTATGCATGCAGACTTTTGGCATTTGTTGAGCAATATGTTTGGGCTATTTATATTTGGCCCCTTACTAGAGCAATTTCTAGGGCCTAAAAAAATCCTGATTTTATGGATGGTGTGTGGTGTAGGTTCAGGGGTGTTGTATTCCGGGTATGTGGCATACAATATGGGTCAATTAAACAATAGGATAGAAACATTTGCGGAAAATCCTGATCCTGAAGAGTTCAATCGCTTTGTCTCTGACAACAGTCATTACTTCAATGCCGGAATCTATGATTTTATAGATGAGTACAGTCGCGATGCTGACAATACTGAGTTACAAGAGAGGGCGAAAAGGAATATGCTTGGAATAAGAGATCTGAAAGCAAACATACCAATGGTGGGTGCTTCCGGTGCCTTGTTTGGTATTCTGATTGCATTTGGAATGCTCTTTCCCAATACCCAGCTGTTCTTGCTTTTCCCACCAATGCCCATAAGGGCAAAATACCTTGTCTTGTTCTATGGACTATACACAGTTTATAATATATTTGTATCTAATCCCACAGACAATGTAGCCCATTTTGCCCACTTATCAGGATTATTGATAGGGGCAGTTTTGGTGACTTATTGGAAAAGGGACAGACAAAATTTTTATTAA
- a CDS encoding rhomboid family intramembrane serine protease — MYGGFWYHIRHAFDHKNNGLYKIIAINLLAFLVLMVLRVFLTIGGAEATYRSIISVFMMPAAIPQFLMQPWTIISYMFLHEGFLHIIFNLLFLYWFGLLVQEYLGSRKLVNLYILGGIAGGLLYMILYNIAPYFNDRVDGALMLGASAGVFAIVVAAATLRPDTQFHLLLIGPVKIKYIAIFYVLVAFANSAGANAGGELAHLGGAAMGFIYILQLNKGIDLGKPVQAVGVFFEKLFSQKPKVKVTYRRDGEASRKKTTMSSSTSSSTSRSTQEEIDRILDKIADKGYDNLTKEEKRKLFDFSNKDA; from the coding sequence ATGTACGGAGGGTTTTGGTACCATATCAGACATGCATTTGACCATAAAAACAACGGTCTCTACAAGATAATTGCCATCAACTTATTGGCCTTTCTGGTATTGATGGTGCTTAGGGTATTTTTGACAATAGGTGGGGCAGAAGCCACTTATCGTTCAATCATCTCTGTTTTTATGATGCCAGCAGCTATTCCCCAGTTTTTAATGCAGCCCTGGACGATCATAAGCTATATGTTTTTGCATGAAGGCTTCTTGCATATAATATTCAATTTGCTGTTTCTTTATTGGTTCGGCTTGTTAGTGCAAGAGTACCTGGGAAGTAGAAAGTTGGTCAATTTGTATATCCTTGGCGGAATTGCCGGAGGATTACTTTATATGATCCTTTATAATATTGCCCCTTATTTCAATGATAGGGTGGATGGCGCTTTAATGCTTGGAGCAAGTGCCGGAGTATTCGCCATAGTGGTAGCCGCGGCCACTTTACGACCTGATACGCAGTTTCATCTGCTTTTGATAGGGCCGGTAAAAATCAAATACATCGCAATTTTCTACGTGCTTGTGGCCTTTGCCAATTCTGCCGGAGCGAATGCCGGTGGGGAATTGGCTCATTTGGGAGGAGCAGCAATGGGCTTTATTTATATTCTTCAACTGAATAAAGGGATAGATTTAGGTAAGCCTGTACAAGCAGTAGGGGTGTTTTTTGAAAAGTTGTTTTCACAAAAGCCTAAAGTAAAAGTGACTTACAGACGGGATGGGGAGGCTTCGAGGAAAAAAACCACTATGAGTTCTTCCACTAGTAGTTCTACAAGTAGAAGCACACAAGAAGAAATAGATCGGATTTTAGATAAAATTGCTGATAAGGGCTACGATAATCTTACCAAAGAAGAAAAACGCAAGTTGTTTGACTTTAGCAACAAAGACGCTTAA
- a CDS encoding TetR/AcrR family transcriptional regulator — translation MNPNQIIDKILPILAEKSYHNLELESILESASLSQEDFFTAFNNLDDLLTKAFYRLCNEADGFSKSIDKFSCSLDKLYHLLDNIYHLHIQYQFYFFNLLEIMKNQELIKDRYLDMIALRKTQLIHLFKLLATEGFFAEEKFPGSFENLANQMFMLSDYWLIHNQIVFGPDDIRLPYYNKLIFSAVLPYLTEKGLVDYKKILGYEKLN, via the coding sequence ATGAATCCAAACCAAATCATCGATAAAATTCTTCCAATATTAGCTGAAAAATCTTACCATAATTTGGAGCTAGAATCGATTCTAGAAAGCGCTAGCTTATCTCAGGAAGATTTCTTTACAGCATTTAATAACCTGGACGATCTGCTTACAAAGGCTTTTTATCGATTGTGTAATGAGGCTGATGGTTTTTCAAAATCAATTGACAAATTTTCCTGCTCTCTTGACAAGTTATATCACTTATTAGATAATATCTACCATCTACATATTCAGTATCAATTCTATTTCTTTAATCTACTGGAAATAATGAAAAACCAGGAGCTCATCAAAGATCGATACTTAGATATGATTGCGCTAAGAAAAACGCAATTGATACATCTCTTTAAGTTATTAGCTACAGAGGGTTTTTTTGCCGAAGAAAAGTTTCCGGGAAGTTTTGAAAACCTTGCCAACCAAATGTTTATGTTGTCCGATTATTGGCTAATCCATAATCAGATTGTTTTTGGTCCAGATGATATTCGCTTGCCCTACTACAATAAGCTTATATTTTCTGCAGTCCTCCCCTACCTTACCGAAAAAGGATTGGTTGATTATAAGAAAATTCTGGGCTATGAAAAGCTTAATTAA
- the rlmN gene encoding 23S rRNA (adenine(2503)-C(2))-methyltransferase RlmN, producing the protein MQTEKKQDIRKLELAELEAYFLSVGEKKFRAKQVYEWLWNKSLKNFDDMSNISKSTREILKANFTINHILVDQFQRSSDGTIKNAVKLYDDNIVESVLIPTSKRITACVSSQVGCSLDCNFCATARLKRMRNLNPDEIYDQVVAIQEEASLYFDRPLTNIVFMGMGEPLLNYQNVLSAIDKICSPEGLGISPKRITLSTVGIAKMIRKLADDEVKFNLALSLHSAIDETRTRLMPINQVNTVEDLALALKYWYSKTKRKVTYEYVIWDGINDDEKHARALAKFCKHVPSKVNIIQYNPIDEGEFRQASPDKIELYLSVLESAGIVAKVRKSRGQDIDAACGQLANKNEL; encoded by the coding sequence ATGCAGACAGAAAAAAAACAAGACATTAGAAAATTAGAGCTCGCAGAACTAGAAGCTTATTTTCTCTCTGTAGGTGAAAAAAAGTTTCGAGCCAAACAGGTCTACGAGTGGCTTTGGAACAAATCATTGAAAAACTTTGATGACATGAGCAATATCTCTAAATCTACCAGAGAGATATTGAAAGCCAATTTCACCATCAACCACATTCTAGTAGATCAATTTCAAAGGAGTAGTGATGGCACCATAAAAAATGCCGTCAAGTTATACGATGACAATATTGTAGAGTCTGTGCTTATCCCTACCTCAAAAAGAATTACGGCTTGTGTTTCATCTCAGGTTGGCTGTAGCCTGGATTGTAACTTTTGTGCTACTGCGAGGTTAAAAAGAATGCGTAACTTAAATCCTGATGAAATATATGATCAGGTCGTTGCTATTCAAGAAGAGGCCAGCTTGTATTTCGATAGGCCCCTGACCAATATTGTATTTATGGGAATGGGCGAACCTTTACTTAACTACCAAAATGTGTTGTCTGCCATTGATAAGATTTGTTCCCCAGAAGGGTTAGGAATTTCCCCAAAACGTATCACATTATCTACAGTTGGTATAGCCAAGATGATACGTAAACTGGCTGATGATGAAGTTAAATTCAATTTGGCCCTATCTTTGCACTCAGCAATCGACGAAACGCGAACAAGACTAATGCCAATCAATCAAGTCAATACCGTTGAGGATCTTGCTTTGGCTCTGAAATATTGGTATAGTAAAACAAAAAGAAAAGTCACCTATGAATATGTCATTTGGGACGGGATCAATGATGACGAAAAACATGCACGTGCCTTGGCAAAATTCTGCAAGCATGTGCCATCGAAAGTCAATATTATCCAATACAACCCAATTGATGAAGGAGAATTTCGCCAAGCATCACCAGATAAGATTGAGCTTTACCTTTCTGTTTTGGAATCAGCAGGTATAGTTGCTAAAGTAAGAAAATCTCGGGGACAGGATATTGATGCTGCTTGTGGTCAATTGGCGAATAAAAACGAATTATAA
- a CDS encoding sulfatase, which translates to MKKILILLYIALVASSCQKKEEQKPNFVFILVDDLGWADVKANYPDSFYETPNLDRMASEGIRFTQAYAAHPVCSPTRAALMTGKHPNRLGITDWIPGFDKFEDQRPIVTPPIRDELALEETTLAEKLKENGYQTYFIGKWHLGEEEKYWPEHQGFDKNIGGWRVGAPQLKKGLSNGYYAPYGNPKLPDGPEGEYLTDRLTNESLQLIQENSDKPFLLYLSFYSVHTPIQAAPKKHEYFINKKAKITLAEGQPSYRQEGDGQTKLIQDNAAYASMVAAMDENVGRILKELKEKGLDENTWVILTSDNGGLSTLYGEGAPTANGPLRAGKGWCYEGGIRVPLIIKGPGIKTPGKVTDLPVTSMDFFPTLLSIAGSNFESNDGIDLSSFLTGGKAPERDLFFWHYPQYHGSAWKPGSAIRKGKWKLIHDYESGENQLFDLENDPGENQDLSHSQPEKVVALEGKLMKELEKTGGKLPSRK; encoded by the coding sequence ATGAAAAAAATATTGATACTTCTTTACATAGCTTTGGTAGCGAGCTCTTGTCAGAAAAAGGAAGAGCAAAAACCAAACTTCGTATTTATTCTTGTTGATGATCTTGGATGGGCAGATGTTAAAGCCAATTACCCTGATAGTTTTTATGAAACGCCCAACCTAGACCGAATGGCTTCGGAAGGGATTCGATTTACGCAGGCTTACGCAGCCCACCCTGTCTGCAGCCCCACCCGAGCGGCGTTGATGACCGGAAAGCATCCCAACAGGCTAGGTATCACAGATTGGATCCCTGGCTTTGATAAGTTTGAGGACCAACGCCCAATTGTCACCCCTCCCATTCGCGATGAACTTGCTCTGGAAGAAACGACTCTAGCTGAAAAGTTAAAAGAAAATGGATATCAGACCTATTTCATTGGCAAGTGGCATTTAGGCGAAGAAGAAAAATACTGGCCAGAACATCAGGGCTTTGATAAAAACATCGGTGGGTGGCGTGTAGGAGCTCCTCAGTTAAAAAAGGGCCTGAGCAATGGCTATTACGCCCCTTATGGGAATCCAAAACTTCCTGATGGTCCTGAAGGCGAATACCTAACGGACAGGTTGACAAATGAAAGTTTGCAATTGATTCAGGAAAATTCTGACAAGCCGTTTTTGCTGTATCTTTCATTTTACAGTGTGCACACGCCCATACAAGCGGCCCCAAAAAAGCATGAGTACTTTATTAATAAAAAAGCAAAAATAACTTTAGCGGAAGGCCAGCCTAGCTACAGGCAAGAAGGTGATGGGCAAACCAAACTGATTCAAGACAATGCAGCCTACGCCTCTATGGTGGCTGCAATGGACGAAAATGTGGGCAGAATACTAAAAGAGCTAAAAGAAAAGGGACTTGATGAAAACACCTGGGTAATCCTTACGAGTGACAATGGAGGCCTGTCCACCTTGTACGGAGAAGGTGCGCCTACAGCCAATGGACCATTAAGGGCAGGAAAAGGATGGTGTTATGAGGGAGGAATAAGGGTGCCTCTAATCATCAAAGGACCTGGAATCAAAACGCCAGGTAAAGTCACAGATTTACCTGTCACAAGCATGGATTTTTTCCCTACCTTACTCAGTATTGCTGGATCCAATTTTGAATCCAATGACGGGATAGACCTTTCTTCATTCCTTACAGGAGGTAAGGCCCCTGAGAGAGACCTCTTCTTTTGGCATTACCCACAATACCATGGAAGCGCATGGAAGCCAGGCTCAGCTATAAGAAAAGGGAAGTGGAAATTAATTCATGACTACGAAAGTGGTGAGAACCAACTCTTCGATCTTGAAAATGACCCAGGGGAAAATCAAGACCTATCGCATAGCCAGCCAGAAAAGGTGGTAGCTTTGGAGGGTAAACTAATGAAAGAATTAGAAAAAACAGGTGGTAAACTTCCTTCTAGAAAATAG
- the clpB gene encoding ATP-dependent chaperone ClpB, translating into MDFKQFTIKSQEVIQKALELCTSEQQQLIEPAHLLKGIIQEDVNVREFLFKKLEVNSDLVLQKLDEIIAQYPKVSGQQPYLSNATNEAITKAKNYLKTFGDEFVAVEHLLLGVLAGSEKVAQLLKDQGLNEKRLIEVIKELRKGNKVTDQNAESKYRSLEKYSKNLNELAKKGKIDPVIGRDEEIRRVLQILARRTKNNPILLGEPGVGKTAIVEGLAQRIVSGDVPENLKSKILISLDMGLLVAGAKYKGEFEERLKSVIKEVTDSDGEIILFIDEIHTLIGAGGGGEGAMDAANLLKPALARGELHAIGATTLKEYQKYIEKDKALERRFQQVVVDEPDVADAISILRGIKDKYELHHGVRIKDDAVIAAVELSQRYITDRYLPDKAIDLMDEAGAKLRMEIDSLPQELDEMNRRIMQLEIEREAIRREKNKDKETVLSKELADLTEKRQEIKGKWESEKAVIQGIQREKENIDKFKIEAEQAERGGDFGKVAEIRYGKIVESEKKLESFKQQLKEMQEGSPLLKEEVDAEDIAAVVSKWTGIPLSKMIQSEREKLLHLEEELGKRVAGQTEAIVALSDAVRRSRAGLQDPKRPIGSFIFLGTTGVGKTELAKALAEYLFSDENAMVRIDMSEYQERHAVSRLVGAPPGYVGYDEGGQLTEAVRRRPYSVVLLDEIEKAHPDVFNILLQVLDDGRLTDNKGRVANFKNTIIIMTTNIGSHLIQERFETINEFNKEVVMETTKEEVFNMLKKSMRPEFLNRIDETIMFEPLNKEILRKIVDIQWREIQDRLSEAGIEIGATQEVLDYLGEVGFDPQYGARPLKRTMQRLVLNELSKQILSGYVKNDSAVLVDLDAENQIYFKNIDNVEVS; encoded by the coding sequence ATGGATTTCAAGCAATTTACTATAAAATCACAAGAGGTGATTCAAAAGGCTTTGGAGCTTTGCACCTCTGAGCAACAACAGCTTATAGAGCCAGCTCATTTATTAAAAGGTATAATTCAGGAAGACGTCAATGTAAGGGAGTTTTTATTTAAGAAGTTGGAGGTTAATTCTGACCTGGTTCTTCAAAAACTGGATGAAATCATTGCCCAATACCCAAAAGTTAGTGGGCAACAGCCTTATTTATCCAATGCAACCAATGAGGCTATAACCAAGGCTAAGAATTACCTTAAAACTTTTGGTGATGAATTTGTGGCTGTAGAACATTTGTTATTAGGAGTTTTGGCCGGATCGGAGAAAGTAGCTCAGCTATTGAAGGATCAGGGGCTAAATGAAAAGAGGTTAATAGAAGTTATTAAGGAACTTAGAAAAGGAAATAAGGTGACTGATCAAAATGCAGAATCAAAGTACAGGTCATTAGAAAAATACTCTAAAAACCTAAATGAACTGGCCAAAAAAGGGAAAATTGACCCTGTAATCGGTAGGGATGAGGAGATCAGAAGGGTTTTACAGATTTTGGCCAGAAGGACAAAAAACAATCCGATTCTCTTAGGAGAACCAGGAGTTGGTAAAACGGCCATTGTGGAAGGGCTGGCCCAGCGTATAGTTAGTGGAGATGTACCTGAAAACCTTAAAAGCAAAATTCTTATCTCTTTAGATATGGGTTTGTTGGTGGCAGGAGCCAAATACAAAGGTGAATTTGAGGAAAGGCTTAAATCTGTTATCAAGGAAGTTACAGATTCAGACGGAGAAATTATTCTTTTCATAGATGAGATCCATACTTTGATAGGCGCCGGTGGAGGTGGAGAGGGAGCAATGGATGCTGCCAATTTGTTGAAGCCTGCCCTGGCTAGGGGTGAGTTACATGCAATAGGAGCCACTACCCTAAAAGAGTATCAGAAGTACATTGAAAAAGACAAAGCGCTTGAACGAAGGTTTCAGCAAGTAGTAGTGGATGAGCCGGATGTAGCTGATGCCATTTCTATTTTAAGAGGGATCAAGGACAAGTATGAATTGCACCATGGTGTAAGGATTAAAGATGATGCAGTGATTGCTGCTGTTGAGCTTTCTCAACGGTACATTACAGATAGATACCTGCCTGACAAAGCCATAGATTTGATGGATGAGGCAGGGGCGAAGTTGAGGATGGAGATTGATTCTCTGCCTCAGGAGCTGGATGAAATGAACAGGCGTATCATGCAATTGGAAATTGAGCGGGAGGCCATTCGTAGAGAGAAGAACAAGGATAAAGAAACAGTCCTTAGCAAGGAATTGGCAGATTTAACTGAGAAAAGACAGGAAATAAAAGGCAAATGGGAAAGTGAGAAGGCGGTTATCCAAGGCATCCAACGCGAAAAAGAAAACATTGACAAGTTCAAGATTGAAGCAGAACAGGCAGAAAGAGGTGGTGACTTTGGTAAGGTAGCTGAAATTCGCTACGGTAAGATTGTGGAAAGTGAGAAAAAACTGGAATCCTTTAAGCAGCAATTGAAAGAAATGCAAGAGGGCTCTCCTTTATTAAAAGAAGAAGTGGATGCGGAAGACATTGCAGCCGTAGTGAGTAAATGGACAGGAATTCCATTGTCTAAAATGATCCAAAGTGAAAGAGAAAAACTGCTTCACTTAGAAGAAGAACTTGGAAAACGTGTAGCTGGACAGACAGAGGCCATTGTGGCGCTGTCGGATGCGGTGAGAAGAAGCCGAGCTGGATTGCAGGATCCCAAAAGACCGATAGGTTCATTCATATTCCTGGGAACAACAGGGGTGGGTAAAACAGAGTTGGCCAAAGCCTTGGCAGAGTACTTGTTTAGTGATGAAAATGCCATGGTTAGGATTGATATGTCTGAATACCAGGAAAGGCATGCGGTCAGCAGGCTGGTAGGAGCACCTCCAGGATATGTAGGCTATGATGAAGGAGGGCAACTTACAGAAGCTGTCAGAAGAAGACCTTATTCAGTAGTGCTGCTTGATGAAATTGAAAAAGCACATCCTGATGTGTTCAATATTCTCTTGCAGGTATTGGACGATGGTAGGCTTACTGACAACAAAGGTCGAGTAGCTAACTTTAAAAATACCATCATCATTATGACCACCAATATCGGCTCTCATTTGATTCAGGAGCGATTTGAGACCATCAATGAATTCAACAAGGAAGTAGTGATGGAAACTACTAAGGAGGAGGTTTTCAATATGTTGAAAAAATCCATGCGACCTGAGTTCTTAAATCGTATAGATGAGACCATCATGTTTGAGCCACTAAATAAGGAGATTCTTCGAAAAATTGTGGACATACAATGGAGAGAGATTCAGGATCGTTTGTCTGAAGCCGGTATAGAGATTGGTGCAACTCAGGAAGTGTTGGATTATTTGGGAGAGGTAGGTTTTGATCCTCAATATGGTGCCAGACCATTGAAAAGAACAATGCAAAGGCTGGTACTTAACGAATTATCAAAACAAATCTTGAGTGGATATGTTAAGAATGATAGCGCAGTGTTGGTAGACCTTGATGCAGAGAATCAGATCTATTTCAAAAACATAGATAATGTAGAAGTAAGTTAA
- a CDS encoding ThuA domain-containing protein: MHKLLSFQLLFFICFFSALQLVEASELAPLAKSKKIVLIAGPKSHGPKVHEYIKSVRLIKTMLDNSNVEGITTEIHFNGWPENIQSLDEADLILFVSDGRDGHLGSEVPFMTEERMKIMQKQMERGCGLSLIHFSTFASDENGKKVLEWGGGYFDWQDEQGERNWYSAIKTMESKLVFPNAKHPILSGIEPFKLKDEFYYNIRFQAHDNRLKLIAEVPELEGVEDNGNAVAWAVERQDGGRGFSTTMGHFYSNWENDNFRKMILNGTVWAAGAKIPRGGVEAKFYEDAEVTQFLYEKSRKALLLTGNHHPAHPWEKTSPLIKSAIEGNSDFYVDISTNIDDLSQYDLDDYDALILNYANWEDPRGLSEASKNSFVNYLNQGGGLMVLHFANGAFHFSLPKASESDWAEYRKIVSRVWDHNADSGHDSYGEFMVKISNSEHAITSGIDDFSTFDELYFNQKGDQTIVPLFTAKSKVTGKEEPLGWVYHYGKGRVFQTLLGHDAKSFTAPAFQQILSNAINWVGKEEK; encoded by the coding sequence ATGCATAAATTACTTTCCTTTCAACTGCTGTTTTTTATTTGTTTTTTCTCTGCACTGCAACTTGTAGAGGCTTCGGAATTAGCGCCATTGGCTAAATCAAAAAAAATAGTGCTGATAGCAGGTCCAAAAAGCCATGGACCCAAAGTTCATGAATACATTAAATCTGTAAGGCTGATTAAAACCATGTTGGACAATTCCAATGTGGAGGGCATAACTACGGAGATTCATTTTAATGGTTGGCCTGAAAATATTCAAAGTTTGGATGAAGCTGATCTTATACTTTTTGTTTCCGATGGTCGAGATGGACATTTGGGTTCTGAAGTTCCATTTATGACCGAAGAGCGAATGAAAATAATGCAAAAACAAATGGAAAGGGGCTGCGGATTGTCCCTGATTCATTTTTCAACTTTCGCATCAGATGAAAATGGTAAGAAGGTTTTGGAATGGGGAGGTGGCTATTTTGACTGGCAGGATGAACAAGGGGAGAGGAATTGGTATTCAGCAATAAAGACCATGGAGAGTAAGCTTGTGTTCCCTAATGCCAAACACCCCATTTTATCTGGCATCGAACCTTTCAAGCTGAAAGATGAATTTTATTACAATATTCGTTTTCAGGCTCATGACAATCGTTTAAAGCTTATAGCGGAAGTTCCGGAATTGGAAGGCGTGGAGGACAATGGCAATGCTGTAGCTTGGGCTGTAGAAAGGCAGGATGGGGGTAGAGGTTTTAGCACTACCATGGGACATTTTTATTCCAATTGGGAGAATGACAACTTTAGGAAAATGATCCTAAATGGGACTGTCTGGGCAGCAGGAGCAAAGATCCCTAGGGGAGGAGTTGAAGCAAAGTTTTATGAGGATGCTGAAGTGACCCAATTTTTGTATGAAAAGTCCCGAAAAGCCTTGCTGTTGACAGGAAATCATCATCCCGCACACCCATGGGAGAAAACTTCTCCACTTATTAAATCTGCCATCGAAGGTAATAGTGATTTCTATGTGGATATTTCCACAAACATTGATGACCTTTCCCAATATGATCTTGATGATTATGATGCTCTAATCCTAAACTATGCGAATTGGGAAGATCCCAGAGGATTGTCAGAAGCGTCTAAAAATTCATTTGTTAATTATTTGAATCAAGGAGGTGGATTAATGGTGTTGCATTTTGCGAATGGTGCTTTCCACTTCTCTTTACCAAAAGCGAGTGAATCGGATTGGGCAGAGTACAGGAAGATCGTTAGTAGGGTTTGGGATCACAATGCAGACAGTGGCCATGATTCTTATGGTGAATTCATGGTCAAAATCTCCAATAGTGAACATGCTATTACTTCAGGGATAGATGATTTTTCCACATTTGATGAATTGTATTTCAATCAAAAGGGTGATCAAACCATTGTCCCTTTGTTTACCGCCAAGTCTAAAGTCACAGGGAAGGAAGAACCATTGGGATGGGTATACCATTATGGGAAAGGTCGGGTTTTTCAGACCCTCTTAGGGCATGATGCCAAGTCATTTACTGCTCCAGCATTTCAGCAAATCTTAAGCAACGCGATTAATTGGGTTGGGAAGGAAGAAAAATAG